The DNA window AAATCTAATGATTAGTCCATTTTATAAAAAACATAACATCAATATTAGAATTCATGTTTTTAAAACAAATATTGAAACTGAAGCTGACATAAGCATTATAAAAGTTTTATTTAATTCCTTTTCTAAAATCAAACAATGGTCGATAGATTTAGAAGATATTGACAATGTATTAAGAATTGAAGCTACTAAAAACCTAAGTCAGAGAGTTATAATCCAAAACGTAAAATCTAAAGGGTTTTATTGTGAAGAATTAGATTAAAAACAAAAAGCACAATTTATAAATTGTGCTTTTTGTTTAAAAAAAATCGTGAAATCATTCTTTTATCTCGAATGCGCTTGATATGATATTTATTTTAAAGATATCATCTTTAATTATATTTCTCGATTAGAATCCCAAGATTCTAAATAATCTTTTACAGCTTTAACAAATTGTCCACCAAGTGCTCCATTAACAACACGATGATCATAAGAATGAGACAAGAACATTCTGTAACGAATGCCAATAAAATCACCTTCAGGAGTTTCAACAACAGCAGGCATTTTTCTAATAGCACCAAGTGCTAAAATCCCAACTTGAGGTTGATTAATAATTGGTGTTCCCATAATGCTTCCAAAGGTTCCAACATTAGTAACTGTATATGTTCCACCTTGAATATCGTCTGGTTTTAAATTGTTTTCTCTAGCTCGTTTTGCTAAATCGTTCACTTTTTTAGTCATACCAACTAAGTTAAGTTGGTCTGCATCTTTTATGACTGGCACAATTAAATTACCATCACCTAAAGCAGCAGCCATTCCTAAATTAATATGTTTTTTCTTAATGATAGTATCACCTTGAAGTGAAATATTCATCATTGGAAAATCACGTAATGCTTTTGCAATAGCTTCCATAAATATTGGAGTAAAGGTTAAGTTTTCACCTTCACGCTTAAAGAAATCATCTTTAACTTTTTTACGCCAGTTCCATATTTTAGTAACATCTGCTTCAATAAAACTTTGAACATGTGCAGAGGTTTGAACAGACTCAACCATGTGATGTGCAATTAATTTGCCCATTCTAGTCATTTCTATGATTTCATCATCACCACTTGCAACTACAGGAGTTGGAGTTGGTTTTGGCTTAACTTCCTCTGTTGCTTTAACTGGAGTTGTTTTTGGAGCTTCTTCTATTTTAGCTGGAGCTGCTTGAGGTTGTGAACCTCTATTTTCTATATAAGACAACATGTCATTTTTAGTTACACGTCCATCTTTTCCAGATCCTGGAATAGTATCAAGTTCGACTTGAGAAACACCTTCCTTTTTTGCCATGTTCTTTACTAAAGGCGAATAAAAACGCTCTCCAGAATTCACAATAGGAGCAACGGTTTCTTTAGCAGCAACTACTGTTTTAACAACATCTGCTACAGCAGGAGTTTCATTAGCTTCTTCAACTTTAGCAGGTTCAGATTTAGGTGCTTGATTTGAACCACTATCGTCACCATCAATTTCTATGACAGCTATAGTTTGACCTACTTGAACGACATCGTCAACATCGAACAGTTTTTCGATTAATACACCATCAACTTCACTAGGCACTTCACTATCTACTTTATCTGTAGCAATTTCTAAAACTGCTTCATCAGCTTCAATAGTATCACCTACTTCTTTTAACCAAGATGTTATTGTTGCCTCTGCAACACTCTCTCCCATTTTAGGAAGCTTTAGTTCAAATTTTGCCATATCTGTAATCTAGCGTCAATTATTCGTTTAACGATTGCAAAATTAATGAAAAATCAACACAATCGTTGCGATTTTTTCAATTAATTATTATTGAGTTGTATAACAGCTCCTCTACTTTTAGAGCTATTACTTCCGATGATAAAGTTAGAATTTTTTGGCAGAATTTTGAAGGTCGCAGTACAATTTTTAGGCGTATTGGATAAGATTTCGATGATTGACTTAAAACTGAGGTGATTATTGTCTAAAATGTATTCTGTATTGTCTTTATAGGATTCTAATTGAGAATACCATTTCACCTCTTGATTTGTGATGCAGCTAATTGAAGAATTATTCTGAGAAGAGATTAATGCATACTGTTTAGGACTAGTTTCAGTAAAAACTGATGTTTTTTGTAAAACTGGTCCTAATTTAATTCCTAACCAGACTAAAGTATCAAAAACAAAATTTGATCTAAAGTGCTTATTGTAAAAAATTTGCATTGCACCATAAAAACGGTTGGCGTAGGTTTGATCTTTAAGCGTACTTTCTCCTTTATAGTGAATTATAGTTGTATTACCATTATAAATGTTATTGTATCCAGCTAGTTCTACTTTATACGATAAATCAATGTCTTCACCATACATAAAATAATCTTCGTCAAACCCTTTAACTTGACTGTAAATGGCTCTTTTCATTATCATAAATGCACCAACGAACACAGGCGAATTCCCGATTCCCGATTCATCAAGGTCTGATACATAATACGATTTTGAGAAGCCCAAAATCTTTTTGATAGCTACTATTGGTCGAGGTACATTTCTTTTACTTTCAGGTAAAAATCGCCCTTGTCCATCTACGAGTCTGCAACCTAAAATCCCGAGATTTGATTGTTGATTGGCAAAATGAAGCAAGGTTTCAAAAGTATCTTCAGCAACTACTGTGTCTGGATTTAAAATACAAATATAGTCGCCTTTTGCTTGAGCAACACCAATATTATTTCCTTTTGAAAAGCCATAGTTTTTTGTATTCTGAATGAGTTTTATCTTCGGAAAGGTGGCTTTTACCATGTCACAACTCTCATCAGAAGACAGATTATCTATCACAATAATTTCAGAATCAATATTGACTAATGCAGCTTCAACACTTTGCAGACATAACTCTAAAAAATGACGAACATTATAGTTTAATATGATTACAGATAACTTCAAAGAATTATGATTTTAGCGAGGTTTCAAAAGGAATTCTATTAATGATACTTCTTCCAAGAGTGATTTCATCTGTATATTCTAATTCATTTCCTACAGAAATTCCTCGAGAAATGGTTGACGTAATCACATTACATTCTTGGATTTGTTTATAAATATAGAAATTAGTTGTATCTCCTTCCATCGTAGAACCAAGTGCAAAAATAAGCTCCTTTACATGTCCTTCTTTAACTTTATCAACTAAAGATTTTATATTTAATTCATTTGGACCGATACCATCCATTGGAGAAATCTTTCCACCTAAAACATGATATAAACCACGAAATGAACTCGTGTTTTCAATAGCCATTACATCTCTTATATCTTCAACCACACAGATGGTATTTGCTACACGATGTGGATTGGCGCAAATTTCACAAAGATCTGTATCACTAATATTATGGCAACTTTTACAAAATTTAATTTTGCTTCGCATAGCATTTAAAGAATCAGCAAGGTTCAATGTTTGAGATTCTGGCTGACGCAATAAATGAAGTACCAAACGCAATGCAGTTCGCTTACCAACTCCAGGTAATTGGGACATTTCGTTGACTGCATTTTCAAGTAATTTTGAAGAAAATTCCATAAGTGCGAAATTACAATTTAATATGAAGCTAATAAAGCCACTTTCAAATTGAAAATGGCTTTATACTATGTTACATTAAAATTTACTCTATAATAAGTTTTTTAGTGACTACTCCATTTAAACTGTTAACAGCTACGAAGTATACTCCTGAATTAAATTGAGAAGTATCAATTTTAAAAGGATCTATCAAGCTTTGTTCTTTAGTATAAAACATAAGTTTTCCTAATGAATTATACACCTTAATCGCTACTTTTTCACCTTTATTCCAAGATAAACTGAATTGATTTTTTGCAGGATTAGGAAACATTGAAATACTATTCAGTTCAAAATCATCTACACTTAGAGTATCATCGAAAAGATCAGAACTCCAGAGTCCACGACCATAGGTGGCAGCATAGAGTTTGTTATCTGCTGTATTAATTTCAAGTTCACTAATAATAACATTAGGAAGATTATTACTAAATGGCTGCCATTCAGTAAAGGTATCATTAATATAAAACACACCATAATTCATTCCTAAATATAGGCCATTATTAGCGCTATGATCCCAAACTAGTGCACGTGCACTAAAACCAGGTAAATTCAATAATAAGGCATCCCAAGTCGTCCCTCCATTTGAAGACACAAAGACTTTACTAGCATCTGTAGTTGCAATAGCAATTTTATCTGGATCTGTAGGATGTATTGCGATAGAATTAATAGAACCACTAAATCCTGATAATTGACTCCAAGTACCAAGTATACCACCAGATTCCGTTTTATATAGATTACTTCCTCTAGATGCATACATATATACACTACTACTTGGTGCTATTTTTAAATGATCTAGGTTACCTCCAAAATCTTGCGAAATTGAGATCCAATCATTACCTCCATTAGTAGATTTATACACTTCGTCATACCCAACATAAATCACATTTTGCTGTATTGGATCTTGTTCAAAAGGCGTAATCCAATTTCCTGTTTTACCTTCAGGAGAAGCTATCCAAGAAGAATTAACACCTCCGTTAAATGATTTATAAAGGGTTCCTGATTGTGAAGTTCCGTATATGATATCAGCATCGTTTTTATCAACAAATGCTTCCATACCATCAGCTCCAAGCCAATCTCTCCAAACACCATCAGCACCTAACACAGAAGACCCATTATCTTGTGAACCTCCAGAAACTACAACTGGATCAGTCTGGCTAATTCCAATTCTATAAAATTGTCTTATTGATAATCCTGATGTTAAATCTCTATAATAAGAACTTGTTACATTGAGAGGATCATCAGCAACATAAATACCTCCATCAGTACCAGTATACAATTTGTACCCATCCGTTGGGTTCCCAACAAACTCCATAATATCAATATCTGCATGATTGTAGCCTATATTTTGATTTGCCGCATTTCCTGGCACCCATTGCGATGTGATATTAAAATTAACACCACCATCTGTAGAACGCCAAGATAGCACACCTGCTATATGTACATCCATAGCATTTTGAGGATGAACTACAACATCCATATCTCTTGGTGCTTGTCCACTATCATCATCTGCAAAAGAACTATAACCAAAGTAATTTTTACCTGCATGATCCAATTCTGTAAATGTGTTTCCACTATCTGTTGATTTATGAAAACCTCCAAATATTCCACCTGAAGCTTCAAGTACATAAACAACAGAAGGATCTTGTGGAGACACACCAATCATTTTTGGTCCATTAGAAAATGAATTTGATAAACTTTCGAAGCCATCTTCAAAAACAGTCCCAATTGTAGGATCTTTAACAGACACATCATCAAGAGTTAACCCTCTACCATAATTAGCTGTCCCTTCAAAAGCAATATAATAATCGGCAGTTGCATTTGGTAGGTTTAGAACAATATCAGTCCACGCATTTGATTCTGCTGTATAATTAGCTAGTTCAACCCAATTTCCAGTTGCAGAAGTTTTATACAACACTCTTAATGTATCTAGATCTCCTTCCCAATTAACATTAGTATATGAAAAATTTAATTCTGGATTAGAAGCTCCCGAAAGGTTTAAGACTGGTGAAACTAAATTTGTTATTGGTGATGTAAAGTTGCTTACATAACATATAGCCATTCCAACTCCAGTTCTCGCTGTAACTGAATTATCTTGATTAGCTCCTGTTGTAGACCAATTATTTGAACCTAAAACGTATTCTTGACTCCATTGCGTCAATGTTTCTGGAGCTCCAAATGTTGCTCCTCCATCTGTAGATATGAAGAATTCATTTCCAGAGGCATAAATTGTATTGGTATCACCAGGTTTAAATTCTATGTCATAGCCATTTGTTGCGCTACTATTAATTATTGTCCAATTAAGTCCTGTATCTACAGATTTATATAATCCTCCACCTTCTACAGAAGCATACATTTTAGTTGTATTGGTCGGATCTATGAGAATTTTGTTCACTGTTCCACTACCTGTATCAGAATAAAAGTTCCAAGTCGTACCAGAATCTGTAGACCTAAAAATTGTTCCACCAGTAGAACCCCAAAAATATGTAGATGTATTTGTAGGATCCATAGCTAGTGCGCTCACATTAAGATTAGATAGATTATCTGTAAGCACTGTCCAATTTGCACCTCCATCAACTGATCTCCAAACTCCACCTGTATTAGCGCCGACAATCATATGATTTGGGTTTGCGGGTTCTACAGCAACTGAAGTCACACGACCAACACCAGGATTCCATCCTGAAGTTTGATTCCAATAATCTGGACCTAAGGCTTGCCAAGTACCAACAGCTGTTCTAGCTGCTCCAAAATTTTGATTCAAATAGCTATTATAATTTATTAATTCGTTGTAATAGAACTCAGGAGTTGGTAACATTCCATTTTCATCCATATCTTGCAGAGCTTGATATTCCCAACGTTTGAATGGCTTATACCCTTTTCCACGTTCGGTACCAACTTCTGCAAAATAAGCTTCAGCACTTTGTTGAATTTCTTGCACAGTGTAAGTTCCCTTAGCAATCATTTGTCTATATTCTTGAGACCAAGAAGTACTAACAGATACTAAAAAAATAAGGAGGAGATAATAATTTTTCATTTTAAATAATTTTGGGTAAACTATAAAAACTTAAAATAAATAGACATACTTTCTATCCACTAGAAAACAGATTTATAATAATAAATTACTTAATATTGTTTACAATTTTTTTTTGTAAATATACAGTTTTCAATAAAAACATCTGTTAAAACCCTAAACATGTCGACGAACAGCATTATTTTACTCATCCTTGCCTATTTTGGCGTGCTTGTTTTAATTTCATATTTCACAGGAAAAGAAGATTCTAATGAGGCCTTTTTCAAGGCTAACAAATCTGCTCCTTGGTATTTAGTTGCCTTTGGAATGATTGGAGCTTCGCTATCAGGCGTCACGTTTATTTCTGTTCCTGGAGCTGTTGAAGTAAAGCAGTTTGGCTATTTTCAAGTTGTATTGGGTTACTTTTTTGGATACCTCATTATAGCTTATGTTTTACTACCTCTGTATTACAAAATGAATTTAACTTCTATTTACACATATCTTAAAGAGCGATTTGGCAATATCAGTTATAAAACTGGATCCATTGCATTTTTAATATCTAGAACTGTTGGTGCAGCTTTTAGGTTATTTTTAGTTGCTAAAGTCTTACAATTACTCATTTTTGATCATATATATATTTATGAAGGCCAACCAATCCCATTTCCTATAACCGTTATGATTACCATAGCATTGATATGGCTTTACACATTTAGAGGCGGAATTAAAACCATCATATTTACAGATACGCTTCAAACACTATTCATGTTAGTTTCAGTTGTTGTTACTATATCTTTTTTAGCTAGTGCTTTAGATTTAAATAGTATTTCAGATATCTATACCAATGTTGCTGATAACAAACTTAGTAAAGTCTTCTTTTTTGGTGATGGGAATGATCCACAATACTTTTTTAAGAGCTTTTTTGCTGGTATATTTATAACTATTACAATGACTGGTTTAGACCAAGATATGATGCAAAAAAACTTAACCTGTAGAAACCTTAAGGATGCTCAAAAAAACATGGTGAGTTTTAGTGTGATTTTGGTTTTTGTTAATATCTTGTTTTTAACTTTAGGCTTACTTTTAACACAATATGCAGAGCAATATGGTATTACAGCAAAAAAAGATGATTTATTCCCAACCATAGCCATGTTACCAGAAATTGGAATTGCTACTTCCGCTTTCTTTTTACTAGGTTTAATTGCAGCGGCTTATAGCAGTGCTGATAGTGCACTTACGTCATTAACAACTTCATTTTGTATTGATATTATTGAATTAGATAAGAAACCTAAACAAGACCAGAAAAGAGTCCGCAAACAAATTCACATACTATTTAGTTTTATTTTAGTCATTGTAATTGTGCTATTTGATTTATTATTTAAAGACGTCTCTGTTATTTGGGAATTATTTAAAGCAGCTGGTTACACTTACGGCCCTTTACTTGGATTATTTGCTTTTGGAATATTGACAAAAAAGCATATTAAAGATCGTTATGTCTGGATTATTGCTATTGTCGCACCACTACTTTCCTACTTTATCAATTTGTACTCAGAAGAATTACTTAATGGTTACAAAATTGGTTTTGAGATTTTAATCGTTAATGGTTTATTGACCTTTTTGGGCTTACTATTTATAACCAAGAAAACTAGTATTGATTAGTTCCTAATAAGACTAAAGTACATGCTTCTTCAAAGAAGATATTGTTTTGCTTTAATACATTTTGAAATTCAAGATTTTCAGTTCCTGGATTAAAAATTACACGCTTTGGTTGTAATGACATAATGTAATCATAAAAGGCTTTTTGACGTTCAGGGTTTAAATAGAGTGTCACTGTATGCACATCTTTATAAGGCATTAAATTAATATCTATTTCAACACCTGAAACAGTCCCTTCACGCAAGCCAAATGCAACCACTTCATAATTATTGCTCACTAATCTATTAATCGCAATATTAGAATAACGCTCTAGTTTTAATGATGCTCCAATAACTAATGTCTTTTTCATCTTACTGTTTTTTTTTATAGCTGGTTAATTCAATCAAACTCCTAGATTTTGTTAAAAAGGTGTTAAGTAATGTTAAAAGCAGTAACACAATTCAAAAATAAACGTCTATGTGGTAACAACCTATTCTGAAAAGAATAATTTATAACTCAATCAATCAAAAAATGAAAAAAATCACACTTCTGTGTATGCTATTACTTTCTACATTAGCTTATGCAAACCCAACTGAAAACATCAAAGCAAGAGAAGGCACTATCTCAGGCCGTGTTATTGATGCTTCACTAAACGAACCGTTACCTTATGTAAATGTTATTATAACAGATTCAGAAAACAATACAATTACTGGAGGAATAACTCAAGACGACGGTACTTTCGAAATCGAAAAAATACCTGAAGGCACTGTCACACTTAGTGTACAGTATATTGGTTTTAAAACAACCACAAAAACACTATTAATTGGAAAAGGCAACTACAACATTAAAGTTGGAGATGTTTTTCTTGAAGAAGACGTTGCTAGTTTAGATGAAGTTACTGTTATTGCAGAAGTTTCAACAATACAACAAAAAGTAGATCGAAAAGTCATTACAATTGGTAAAGATTTAGCAGCTAGCGGAACAGCCTCAGAAATCATGGTAGGAATTCCATCTGTTAGTATAGATGCACAAACTGGAGATATTAGTTTAAGAGGAAATCAAAACGTACGTGTAATGGTTGACGGAAAATTATCAAATATCCCAACGGCACAATTACTAAAACAAATTCCTTCAACAGCTATTAAATCTATCGAATTAATAACTAATCCTTCAGCAAAATATAATCCAGAAGGCATGAGTGGTATTATAAATATTGTTTTGCATAAAAATACAATGATCGGTTTTAATGGTAATATAAATGTTGGACTTAGTAAAGAGCGTGAAGCAAAATTCAACAGTGCTTTAAACTTAAACTACAGAAATGGAAAGTTCAATTTTTTTGGTAACTATAGTAATAACTTTTCAAAAAACAGAAACAGAGGTAATGTTGAAAGGCCTGAAAACAACTCTGAACAAATTTTTAGTTTTTTAGACAAACGTAAAAATCATCAATACAAATTAGGTGTCGACTTTTATCTTAATGATAAAAATACCATTTCAGTTTTTACAAATCAAAATATTACTGATAATAAAACTAAAGGTAGAACTACTGCATTTTTCTATAATGACATGAGTTTTAATCAAGACCAAATATTCACAAATGTAGGAGACAATACCTCTGCGCAATACAACTTTGATTACAAATTGGATTTTGCTAAAGAAGGTTCTAATATTGAATTAGAAGTCGATCACAACATCTACGATGGAGAAAATCCAGTGAATTTTAATCAATTAGCTGGTCCACTTAGCGATTATAAAGATTTCAATAATACGGATAGAGTTAGAACTACAATCAATTTAGATTACGTTAATCCATTATCTGAAAGCACTAAATTAGAAGTTGGAGTTCAAGCGCGTTTATTTAATTCTGAAATCCTATATTCTTCAACAGGTGATTCATTTAATGATATGGGAAATCTAGCACCAACACCTAGCACAGATTTTGATTACACTAGAGATATTTACTCTGCTTACGGAACCTATAGTAAGAAGTTTGAAAAATGGACTTACCAAGTTGGACTTAGAGTTGAAAACGTAAATATTGACGCTGTTGCACTACAGAAAGATGTCCTTACTAATGCAATTACAGAAATCAAATTTGATAATGAATATGTTGAAGTATATCCTTCGGCATTTTTCACCTACACACCTTCTGAAAAAAACTCATACCAATTAAGCTATAGTAGAAGGGTTGATCGACCAGGAATTGGACAAGTAAACCCAATAAAAGAGTTTAGTACGCCTTTAATTTCAGCATTTGGAAATCAACAACTAGAACCACAATTTACCAATTCATTAGAAGTGAATTACACAAGAACACTTAATAACAGAAAAGGTAGCATCACTGCTGGCGTATTTTATCGTGCAATTTCAGACGAAATTAATAGAGCTTTATTTATAGACCGAAGCGATGTTAACTCTGGTCGAGTTATATTAACTCATGATAACTTTGACGATACATCAGCATATGGAATTGAAGTGTCAACAAACTATAGACCAACTAAATGGTGGAGCATTAATGGTAGTTTTGATTTCTACTCTCAAACTCAAAAAGGTATCGCCGAAAATTTTAGAGATGGTGTAAGTATTGAAACAGCTACAACGAACGATATAGAAACAAATATTACTGAAGTTGATAATATTGCATGGAATTTTAGAATGTTTAACAATTTTAAAGTCAATCAAAAATTAGCATTTACGGCCTTCGGTTTCTATAGAGGTGAAAACAAAACCTTACAATTTAATGTTAAACCAATGTATTTTGTAAACCTTGGGATGCGTTACAGTTTCTTAGAAGATAACAGAGCAACATTTAGCTTTAGCTATAATGATGTATTTGATAC is part of the Psychroserpens ponticola genome and encodes:
- a CDS encoding dihydrolipoamide acetyltransferase family protein → MAKFELKLPKMGESVAEATITSWLKEVGDTIEADEAVLEIATDKVDSEVPSEVDGVLIEKLFDVDDVVQVGQTIAVIEIDGDDSGSNQAPKSEPAKVEEANETPAVADVVKTVVAAKETVAPIVNSGERFYSPLVKNMAKKEGVSQVELDTIPGSGKDGRVTKNDMLSYIENRGSQPQAAPAKIEEAPKTTPVKATEEVKPKPTPTPVVASGDDEIIEMTRMGKLIAHHMVESVQTSAHVQSFIEADVTKIWNWRKKVKDDFFKREGENLTFTPIFMEAIAKALRDFPMMNISLQGDTIIKKKHINLGMAAALGDGNLIVPVIKDADQLNLVGMTKKVNDLAKRARENNLKPDDIQGGTYTVTNVGTFGSIMGTPIINQPQVGILALGAIRKMPAVVETPEGDFIGIRYRMFLSHSYDHRVVNGALGGQFVKAVKDYLESWDSNREI
- a CDS encoding glycosyltransferase family 2 protein, which produces MKLSVIILNYNVRHFLELCLQSVEAALVNIDSEIIVIDNLSSDESCDMVKATFPKIKLIQNTKNYGFSKGNNIGVAQAKGDYICILNPDTVVAEDTFETLLHFANQQSNLGILGCRLVDGQGRFLPESKRNVPRPIVAIKKILGFSKSYYVSDLDESGIGNSPVFVGAFMIMKRAIYSQVKGFDEDYFMYGEDIDLSYKVELAGYNNIYNGNTTIIHYKGESTLKDQTYANRFYGAMQIFYNKHFRSNFVFDTLVWLGIKLGPVLQKTSVFTETSPKQYALISSQNNSSISCITNQEVKWYSQLESYKDNTEYILDNNHLSFKSIIEILSNTPKNCTATFKILPKNSNFIIGSNSSKSRGAVIQLNNN
- the recR gene encoding recombination mediator RecR, whose product is MEFSSKLLENAVNEMSQLPGVGKRTALRLVLHLLRQPESQTLNLADSLNAMRSKIKFCKSCHNISDTDLCEICANPHRVANTICVVEDIRDVMAIENTSSFRGLYHVLGGKISPMDGIGPNELNIKSLVDKVKEGHVKELIFALGSTMEGDTTNFYIYKQIQECNVITSTISRGISVGNELEYTDEITLGRSIINRIPFETSLKS
- a CDS encoding T9SS type A sorting domain-containing protein, which translates into the protein MKNYYLLLIFLVSVSTSWSQEYRQMIAKGTYTVQEIQQSAEAYFAEVGTERGKGYKPFKRWEYQALQDMDENGMLPTPEFYYNELINYNSYLNQNFGAARTAVGTWQALGPDYWNQTSGWNPGVGRVTSVAVEPANPNHMIVGANTGGVWRSVDGGANWTVLTDNLSNLNVSALAMDPTNTSTYFWGSTGGTIFRSTDSGTTWNFYSDTGSGTVNKILIDPTNTTKMYASVEGGGLYKSVDTGLNWTIINSSATNGYDIEFKPGDTNTIYASGNEFFISTDGGATFGAPETLTQWSQEYVLGSNNWSTTGANQDNSVTARTGVGMAICYVSNFTSPITNLVSPVLNLSGASNPELNFSYTNVNWEGDLDTLRVLYKTSATGNWVELANYTAESNAWTDIVLNLPNATADYYIAFEGTANYGRGLTLDDVSVKDPTIGTVFEDGFESLSNSFSNGPKMIGVSPQDPSVVYVLEASGGIFGGFHKSTDSGNTFTELDHAGKNYFGYSSFADDDSGQAPRDMDVVVHPQNAMDVHIAGVLSWRSTDGGVNFNITSQWVPGNAANQNIGYNHADIDIMEFVGNPTDGYKLYTGTDGGIYVADDPLNVTSSYYRDLTSGLSIRQFYRIGISQTDPVVVSGGSQDNGSSVLGADGVWRDWLGADGMEAFVDKNDADIIYGTSQSGTLYKSFNGGVNSSWIASPEGKTGNWITPFEQDPIQQNVIYVGYDEVYKSTNGGNDWISISQDFGGNLDHLKIAPSSSVYMYASRGSNLYKTESGGILGTWSQLSGFSGSINSIAIHPTDPDKIAIATTDASKVFVSSNGGTTWDALLLNLPGFSARALVWDHSANNGLYLGMNYGVFYINDTFTEWQPFSNNLPNVIISELEINTADNKLYAATYGRGLWSSDLFDDTLSVDDFELNSISMFPNPAKNQFSLSWNKGEKVAIKVYNSLGKLMFYTKEQSLIDPFKIDTSQFNSGVYFVAVNSLNGVVTKKLIIE
- a CDS encoding sodium:solute symporter; protein product: MSTNSIILLILAYFGVLVLISYFTGKEDSNEAFFKANKSAPWYLVAFGMIGASLSGVTFISVPGAVEVKQFGYFQVVLGYFFGYLIIAYVLLPLYYKMNLTSIYTYLKERFGNISYKTGSIAFLISRTVGAAFRLFLVAKVLQLLIFDHIYIYEGQPIPFPITVMITIALIWLYTFRGGIKTIIFTDTLQTLFMLVSVVVTISFLASALDLNSISDIYTNVADNKLSKVFFFGDGNDPQYFFKSFFAGIFITITMTGLDQDMMQKNLTCRNLKDAQKNMVSFSVILVFVNILFLTLGLLLTQYAEQYGITAKKDDLFPTIAMLPEIGIATSAFFLLGLIAAAYSSADSALTSLTTSFCIDIIELDKKPKQDQKRVRKQIHILFSFILVIVIVLFDLLFKDVSVIWELFKAAGYTYGPLLGLFAFGILTKKHIKDRYVWIIAIVAPLLSYFINLYSEELLNGYKIGFEILIVNGLLTFLGLLFITKKTSID
- a CDS encoding CoA-binding protein, producing the protein MKKTLVIGASLKLERYSNIAINRLVSNNYEVVAFGLREGTVSGVEIDINLMPYKDVHTVTLYLNPERQKAFYDYIMSLQPKRVIFNPGTENLEFQNVLKQNNIFFEEACTLVLLGTNQY
- a CDS encoding outer membrane beta-barrel family protein, whose amino-acid sequence is MKKITLLCMLLLSTLAYANPTENIKAREGTISGRVIDASLNEPLPYVNVIITDSENNTITGGITQDDGTFEIEKIPEGTVTLSVQYIGFKTTTKTLLIGKGNYNIKVGDVFLEEDVASLDEVTVIAEVSTIQQKVDRKVITIGKDLAASGTASEIMVGIPSVSIDAQTGDISLRGNQNVRVMVDGKLSNIPTAQLLKQIPSTAIKSIELITNPSAKYNPEGMSGIINIVLHKNTMIGFNGNINVGLSKEREAKFNSALNLNYRNGKFNFFGNYSNNFSKNRNRGNVERPENNSEQIFSFLDKRKNHQYKLGVDFYLNDKNTISVFTNQNITDNKTKGRTTAFFYNDMSFNQDQIFTNVGDNTSAQYNFDYKLDFAKEGSNIELEVDHNIYDGENPVNFNQLAGPLSDYKDFNNTDRVRTTINLDYVNPLSESTKLEVGVQARLFNSEILYSSTGDSFNDMGNLAPTPSTDFDYTRDIYSAYGTYSKKFEKWTYQVGLRVENVNIDAVALQKDVLTNAITEIKFDNEYVEVYPSAFFTYTPSEKNSYQLSYSRRVDRPGIGQVNPIKEFSTPLISAFGNQQLEPQFTNSLEVNYTRTLNNRKGSITAGVFYRAISDEINRALFIDRSDVNSGRVILTHDNFDDTSAYGIEVSTNYRPTKWWSINGSFDFYSQTQKGIAENFRDGVSIETATTNDIETNITEVDNIAWNFRMFNNFKVNQKLAFTAFGFYRGENKTLQFNVKPMYFVNLGMRYSFLEDNRATFSFSYNDVFDTMKFGFEGERPFPQIGEFNWESNTWNISLNYRFGGGKYRAKSRKNRDNNEKSGSGGFL